From one Rhodanobacteraceae bacterium genomic stretch:
- a CDS encoding LamG domain-containing protein, whose amino-acid sequence MTGNRAIAGAGGAGAGVAQGGGFWVDFTSGVELASNLLEGNQVEVGGAVTPADCGFVGTAPTSLGYNVVSAPGNCSFAAIGDQVGAPPSLLPVGHRGCVLQLPDGSCLPTHPVAILSAAADGGSCAASGLSADARGFTRPLDLAQIANVADGCDSGAFESRDEEGDSVEDSVDACPDFVDPTNADFDQPPGTVAHWGFNDGAGAVATDSVGGHDGSVTGASWALGAVDGALHFDGSGDSVAVPHHPDLDFDTHEEMTLAMWLKLPVNQVDTSAPTNAILVKRSTGAFPYHVYLRNQTNTRPGEISLFRGDGVGSLTLHTGVAINDNQWHHVVFVAAGGELRAYVDGTLGNTLANTLSGSTSNTVNVQIGTRLAGDIDGITVVRRALSNLEIAELAASGPGRDGVGTACDNCPAVPNPSQADADLDGIGDLCDACPDDPSNLCPIFRNGFETPAPTP is encoded by the coding sequence GTGACCGGCAACCGGGCGATCGCCGGCGCTGGTGGAGCCGGTGCGGGTGTGGCGCAGGGCGGCGGGTTCTGGGTCGATTTCACTTCTGGCGTCGAGCTTGCCTCCAACCTCCTGGAAGGCAATCAGGTCGAGGTCGGAGGGGCAGTGACACCCGCGGACTGCGGGTTTGTGGGCACTGCTCCAACCAGCCTGGGCTACAACGTGGTCTCGGCCCCCGGCAACTGCAGCTTCGCCGCCATCGGCGACCAGGTCGGCGCGCCGCCCTCGTTGCTGCCGGTCGGTCACCGCGGCTGCGTGTTGCAGCTTCCAGACGGAAGCTGCCTGCCGACCCATCCCGTCGCCATCCTCAGCGCGGCCGCCGACGGCGGCAGTTGCGCCGCCTCCGGCCTCAGCGCCGACGCGCGCGGTTTCACCCGGCCCTTGGACCTTGCGCAGATCGCCAATGTCGCTGACGGTTGCGATTCCGGGGCCTTCGAGTCCCGGGACGAGGAAGGTGATTCGGTCGAGGACTCGGTGGACGCCTGCCCCGACTTCGTCGATCCGACCAACGCCGATTTCGACCAGCCTCCGGGGACCGTTGCCCACTGGGGTTTCAACGACGGCGCGGGCGCGGTGGCGACCGATTCGGTGGGCGGTCACGACGGCAGCGTGACCGGAGCCAGCTGGGCGCTCGGTGCGGTGGACGGCGCCCTCCACTTCGACGGCAGCGGCGACTCGGTGGCGGTGCCTCACCATCCCGATCTCGACTTCGACACCCACGAGGAGATGACGCTGGCGATGTGGCTGAAGTTGCCGGTGAACCAGGTGGACACCAGCGCGCCGACCAACGCCATCCTGGTCAAGCGCAGCACCGGCGCCTTCCCCTACCACGTGTACCTGCGCAACCAGACCAATACGCGGCCGGGCGAGATTTCGCTGTTCCGTGGCGACGGCGTCGGCTCGCTCACCCTGCACACCGGGGTCGCGATCAACGACAACCAATGGCACCACGTCGTCTTCGTCGCCGCCGGCGGCGAACTGCGGGCCTACGTCGACGGGACCCTCGGCAACACGCTTGCGAACACCTTGAGCGGGTCGACCTCGAACACGGTCAACGTCCAGATCGGGACCCGGCTGGCCGGCGACATCGACGGCATCACCGTGGTGCGGCGTGCCCTCTCGAACCTCGAGATCGCCGAACTGGCCGCGTCCGGGCCCGGCCGCGACGGTGTCGGCACGGCCTGCGACAACTGCCCGGCGGTCCCCAATCCCAGTCAGGCCGATGCCGACCTCGACGGCATCGGCGACCTCTGCGACGCCTGTCCCGACGACCCCAGCAACCTGTGCCCGATCTTCCGCAACGGTTTCGAGACCCCGGCCCCGACGCCATGA
- a CDS encoding helix-turn-helix transcriptional regulator codes for MTEGLHSELQALLLAEPGSGARERLIASCRLRAVAGVCCFEYSPCDDNPGDMRPLWVEDISGELAGFDVNEVAARSMNESPAWLKRWVLRRRLPFHLWRFTRFVPFSAEVILRSTAPPGRRRLGDLIVVPYRQGSQGFGATIGLFEPASRTVADELVTLATACLARQPWRDHAEPPRTLLSDRQLECLRWIVAGKSLAETAQVTGMSYANVRYHLDRAKEQTGLPSLPQLVAHAAVAYGLSPLGPARSDGGRG; via the coding sequence ATGACCGAGGGTCTGCACAGTGAACTGCAAGCGCTGCTGCTGGCCGAGCCTGGATCCGGCGCCCGCGAGCGACTGATTGCCAGTTGTCGACTGCGGGCGGTCGCGGGCGTCTGTTGCTTCGAATACTCGCCTTGCGACGACAACCCCGGCGACATGCGGCCGCTGTGGGTGGAAGACATTTCAGGGGAACTCGCGGGTTTTGACGTCAACGAGGTTGCGGCTCGCAGCATGAATGAGTCGCCCGCCTGGCTGAAACGCTGGGTGCTGCGACGGCGCCTGCCCTTTCACCTGTGGCGCTTTACCCGATTCGTTCCGTTCTCGGCCGAAGTCATCCTGAGGTCGACCGCACCACCCGGCAGGCGACGCCTGGGGGATCTGATCGTGGTCCCGTACCGCCAGGGCAGCCAGGGTTTCGGGGCCACCATCGGGCTGTTCGAACCCGCCAGCAGGACCGTCGCCGATGAACTGGTGACGCTGGCCACCGCGTGCCTCGCCCGCCAGCCGTGGCGGGACCACGCCGAGCCGCCGCGCACGCTGCTGAGCGATCGGCAACTGGAATGTCTGCGGTGGATCGTGGCCGGCAAGTCACTGGCGGAAACCGCACAGGTCACCGGGATGAGCTATGCCAATGTGCGCTATCACCTCGATCGCGCCAAGGAGCAGACCGGCCTCCCGAGCCTGCCGCAACTGGTGGCGCACGCGGCCGTCGCCTACGGCCTCTCGCCGCTGGGCCCGGCACGAAGCGACGGCGGGCGCGGCTAG
- a CDS encoding Fic family protein, which yields MESGEQRYIWEDGDWPTWRYDLAALAGPLAEASRAQGLLLGRLADVGVALRDQASLLALTEDVVRTSEIEGEVLNVVSVRSSIARRLGVDIGAVAPVDRHVEGVVDMVLDATSRAASPLSVERLCGWHAALFPTGFSGMSRIAVGQWRSDADGPMQVVSGAVGRRQVHFEAPPAHRLPKEMDQFLAWANGDSGQPALLKAGLAHLWFVTLHPFDDGNGRIARAIGDLFLARADGSTQRFYSLSAQIQRERKDYYDVLERTQKSTLDVTGWLAWFLGALERAVNSAHGTLDAVLVKARFWQRWAGITLNERQVKVLNRALDGLEGRLTSSKWASLAKCSPDTALRDITQVLDLGVLTRAPGGGRSTAYELAGR from the coding sequence ATGGAAAGCGGAGAACAACGCTACATCTGGGAAGACGGCGACTGGCCGACGTGGCGCTACGACCTGGCGGCGCTGGCCGGCCCCTTGGCCGAAGCCAGTAGGGCCCAGGGTCTGCTGCTCGGTCGACTGGCCGATGTGGGCGTGGCGCTGCGCGATCAGGCCAGTCTGCTTGCCTTGACCGAGGACGTGGTCAGGACCAGCGAGATCGAAGGCGAAGTGTTGAACGTGGTGTCGGTGCGTTCGTCCATCGCGCGTCGCCTTGGTGTGGACATCGGAGCGGTCGCGCCGGTGGATCGGCACGTCGAGGGCGTGGTCGATATGGTGCTCGACGCCACCTCCCGCGCCGCTTCGCCGTTGAGCGTCGAGCGGCTCTGCGGCTGGCATGCGGCCTTGTTCCCGACCGGGTTTTCGGGAATGAGCAGGATCGCCGTCGGCCAGTGGCGCAGCGACGCAGACGGTCCGATGCAAGTGGTTTCCGGTGCCGTCGGGCGGCGCCAGGTGCACTTCGAGGCGCCGCCTGCTCACCGGCTGCCCAAGGAGATGGACCAGTTCCTCGCCTGGGCCAACGGCGATTCCGGCCAACCGGCACTCCTCAAGGCCGGTCTCGCGCACTTGTGGTTCGTTACCCTGCATCCCTTCGACGATGGCAACGGGCGCATCGCACGCGCCATCGGCGATCTGTTCCTGGCACGCGCCGACGGCAGCACGCAGCGGTTCTACAGTCTGTCCGCGCAGATCCAGCGCGAGCGCAAGGACTACTACGACGTGCTGGAGCGGACCCAGAAATCCACGCTCGACGTCACCGGCTGGCTGGCATGGTTCCTGGGCGCGCTCGAGCGTGCCGTCAACAGCGCGCACGGCACCCTGGACGCGGTGCTGGTCAAGGCCCGCTTCTGGCAACGCTGGGCGGGTATCACGCTGAACGAGCGCCAGGTGAAGGTGCTGAATCGCGCGCTCGATGGGCTCGAAGGCAGGCTCACCAGCAGCAAGTGGGCGTCCCTGGCCAAATGCTCGCCGGATACCGCGTTGCGCGACATCACCCAGGTGCTCGATCTGGGTGTGTTGACCAGGGCGCCTGGCGGCGGGCGCAGCACGGCTTACGAACTGGCTGGTCGCTGA
- a CDS encoding DUF1579 domain-containing protein, translating to MPNPTSITPTIPSTGAASDFDFFVGIWQVQHRRLKERLTGCQAWEQFEGSSSMQKLLGGHANVDDNVIHLPDGDYRALTIRSFDAASGLWSIWWLDGRHPGRLDVPVVGCFDGGNGCFYADDTHNGQAIRVRFLWTRCSELGQPRWEQAFSTDGGASWEVNWVMDFRRIADIAGPAPARGQGA from the coding sequence ATGCCAAACCCAACAAGCATCACCCCAACCATCCCAAGCACCGGCGCAGCTTCTGACTTCGATTTCTTTGTCGGGATCTGGCAGGTTCAGCACCGCCGGCTCAAGGAACGACTGACCGGCTGCCAGGCATGGGAGCAATTCGAAGGTAGTTCGTCCATGCAAAAGCTGCTCGGAGGCCATGCGAATGTGGATGACAACGTGATCCACCTGCCCGATGGCGATTACCGGGCCTTGACCATCAGAAGCTTCGACGCGGCGAGTGGCTTGTGGTCGATATGGTGGCTGGATGGTCGTCATCCAGGTCGGCTCGATGTGCCCGTTGTCGGTTGCTTCGACGGCGGCAACGGCTGCTTCTACGCCGACGACACTCACAACGGTCAAGCCATACGAGTTCGCTTCTTGTGGACTCGATGCTCGGAACTGGGGCAACCGCGCTGGGAGCAGGCGTTCTCCACCGACGGGGGTGCCAGCTGGGAAGTCAACTGGGTGATGGACTTCCGTCGTATCGCTGACATTGCCGGACCGGCGCCTGCGCGTGGCCAAGGCGCATGA
- a CDS encoding LysR family transcriptional regulator yields MTQSPRSWDDLRFFLHIGRTGSLTSAADKLGVSHATVFRRLGSLEAELGVRLFARSRAGYALTEAGKELLQVAADMETELASATRQLGKRAAWPGGVVRLTTTDTLMHAALAPCSAPTSARPMCSC; encoded by the coding sequence ATGACCCAAAGCCCCAGATCCTGGGACGACCTGCGCTTCTTCTTGCACATTGGTCGTACTGGATCTCTGACCTCAGCCGCCGACAAACTTGGGGTCAGCCATGCCACGGTGTTTCGTCGCCTGGGATCTCTGGAAGCCGAGCTGGGAGTGCGCTTGTTTGCGCGCAGCCGGGCAGGTTACGCGCTGACGGAGGCGGGAAAAGAGCTACTGCAGGTCGCCGCCGACATGGAAACCGAATTGGCCTCAGCAACACGGCAACTCGGCAAGCGCGCGGCCTGGCCGGGCGGGGTTGTACGGCTGACCACCACTGACACCCTCATGCATGCAGCCCTGGCACCTTGCTCAGCGCCTACCAGCGCCAGGCCAATGTGCAGTTGCTGA
- a CDS encoding substrate-binding domain-containing protein, translating to MQLLINTSTVQQDILKGEADVAIRAGGRPADPLVARRLCRIESTVYRSRKIGGVTPGNLADFPWVAGDETFAHLDSSKWLHQHGLDSNAVLRTNSHINVLNLVKAGAGLAVLPCYLGDLEPGICRVIATPPKAWRSDLWLLTRVELRHVPRIRQLFDAVFEGTRPLVALFEGHASLT from the coding sequence GTGCAGTTGCTGATCAACACTTCCACGGTGCAGCAGGACATTCTGAAGGGCGAGGCCGATGTGGCCATTCGTGCGGGCGGGCGGCCGGCGGACCCGTTGGTGGCACGGCGACTGTGCCGCATCGAATCCACGGTGTACCGCTCACGCAAGATCGGTGGCGTGACACCGGGCAACCTGGCCGATTTCCCCTGGGTTGCCGGCGACGAGACTTTCGCGCACCTGGATTCCTCCAAGTGGCTGCACCAGCACGGCCTGGACAGCAACGCCGTGTTGCGCACCAACAGCCACATCAATGTGTTGAACCTGGTCAAAGCCGGCGCCGGCCTGGCGGTGCTGCCTTGCTATCTCGGCGACCTGGAGCCGGGTATCTGCCGCGTGATAGCAACGCCGCCCAAGGCGTGGCGCAGCGACCTGTGGCTGCTCACCCGTGTGGAACTTCGCCATGTGCCCCGCATCAGGCAACTGTTTGACGCGGTGTTTGAGGGTACGCGCCCCCTGGTCGCGCTGTTTGAAGGGCATGCGTCGCTGACCTGA